The Blastococcus sp. HT6-4 genome window below encodes:
- a CDS encoding IS110 family transposase, which translates to MTTIAPEIVPGQVQVAGGVDTHSDTHTAAAVDGAGRLLGHRQFPATAAGYRQLLAWLRGFGVLLVVGVEGTGVYGAGLARHLAVEGVAMVEVDRPDRKTRRFAGKSDPLDAEAAARTALARTRTGTPKDRSGQVEALRNLRVARRSAIDQRADCQRRIKSLIVTAPEPLRAQLRGLKGVTLIGTCAGLRPDLNRIGEPEQAVKRALRSLARRHQLLSEEINELDDLIGPLVAQINPDLLDCTGVGADVASQLLVTVGQNADRLHSEPAFAMLCGVAPIPASSGKTHRHRLNRGGDRQANAALYRIVLCRMRWDPRTRAYVERRTTEGLSKKDIIRCLKRMIARELYYVLRPAHPTNDLAPAA; encoded by the coding sequence ATGACCACCATCGCACCAGAGATCGTCCCGGGCCAGGTCCAGGTGGCCGGTGGCGTGGACACCCATTCCGACACCCACACCGCTGCCGCCGTGGACGGCGCCGGGCGGCTGCTGGGCCACCGGCAGTTCCCGGCTACCGCGGCCGGCTACCGGCAACTGCTGGCCTGGCTGCGCGGGTTCGGGGTGCTGCTGGTCGTCGGCGTAGAGGGGACCGGCGTCTACGGCGCCGGGCTGGCCCGGCACCTGGCCGTCGAGGGCGTGGCGATGGTCGAGGTCGACCGGCCCGACCGCAAGACCCGCCGGTTCGCCGGCAAGTCCGATCCGCTCGACGCCGAGGCCGCCGCCCGCACCGCGCTGGCCCGCACCCGCACCGGCACCCCGAAGGACCGCAGCGGGCAGGTGGAGGCGCTGCGCAACCTGCGGGTGGCCCGTCGCAGCGCGATCGACCAGCGGGCGGACTGCCAGCGGCGGATCAAGTCGCTGATCGTCACCGCTCCCGAGCCGCTGCGCGCCCAGCTGCGCGGCCTCAAGGGCGTCACGCTGATCGGCACCTGCGCCGGGCTGCGCCCCGATCTCAACCGCATCGGCGAGCCGGAGCAGGCCGTCAAGCGCGCGCTGCGTTCATTGGCCCGCCGCCACCAGCTCCTCAGCGAGGAGATCAACGAGCTCGACGACCTCATCGGCCCGCTGGTTGCCCAGATCAACCCCGACCTGCTCGACTGCACCGGCGTGGGCGCCGACGTCGCCAGCCAGCTGCTCGTCACCGTCGGACAGAACGCCGACCGGCTGCACTCCGAGCCGGCCTTCGCCATGCTCTGCGGCGTTGCCCCGATCCCGGCCTCCTCGGGCAAGACCCACCGCCACCGGCTCAACCGCGGCGGAGACCGACAGGCCAACGCCGCCCTCTACCGCATCGTGCTCTGCCGGATGCGCTGGGACCCACGCACCCGCGCCTACGTCGAACGCCGCACCACCGAAGGCCTGTCGAAGAAGGACATCATCCGCTGCCTCAAGCGCATGATCGCCCGCGAGCTCTACTACGTCCTACGCCCCGCTCACCCAACCAACGACCTCGCTCCGGCGGCTTGA
- a CDS encoding bifunctional [glutamine synthetase] adenylyltransferase/[glutamine synthetase]-adenylyl-L-tyrosine phosphorylase, translated as MTVPQAEIPRPAVVRLVRFGFEDGERAARLLSDPSLGLWDLGRNEPADPEAGPVVAALARAGDPDLAVRSLHRLVEALDAEDDTGGAAATLLARLRGSGHLRARLLAVLGASSGLADHLAAYPLDWEVLDDANGPNRPTPHALEQQMLAAVGADPDDPPWGVRLGSAAPDAGPSRIAALRHAYRRAILSLAGRDLADGVPAEEAAAELADIAAAVLTAGLALAVAEQPQDTAPCRLSVIALGKTGGRELNYVSDVDVVFVAEPVDPGDPEPPALAGATRVAASLMRICQEAAWEVDAALRPEGKAGALVRTVAGHAAYYDQWADTWEFQALLKMRPVAGDPDLGRTYVEALWPLVWKAGDRPGFVAEVQAMRRRVEANIPPAQAERELKLGRGGLRDVEFAVQLLQMVHGRADPMLRVGGTLPALMTLSAGGYVGREDAATLIASYRFLRTVEHRLQLLRLRRTHLLPTDEQQLRWLARSLGYKPDHRGDAVDVLRAELALHTREVRRLHEKLFYRPLLTAVARVPGEHLQLGSKAAGDWLRALGFADPDGALRHLAALTAGVSRSASIQKYLLPVLLQAFASCPNPDSGLLAYRQVSDALGGNQWFLRLLRDEGQVAERLAQLLGSSQYVASLLTRTPEALRLLADDAELAPRSAAALAKAWRQAAGRAPDPQAGVRVIRGLRRQELLRIASADLLGGLDALQVGRALTDVAVATLQAGLDAALRAHAADSGTDVADLPMDLAVIGMGRLGGGELGFGSDADVLFVHRARSGADEAKASAAANAVAHTLRRLLSEPAPDPAFEVDADLRPEGRQGPLVRSLSAFREYYERWMSVWEAQALLRAVPVAGDERLGADFVELIDPIRYPAAGLTAEQVAEIRRIKARVERERLPRGADPATHTKLGRGGLADVEWTVQLLQLQHAAETPALRVTPTAEALGALEETGLLDGEQADALRTAWDLATRARNAIFLVRGRPSDQLPRPGLELAGVARACGYGPDDDPGQFVDDYRRTTRHARTVVEQVFYGQPPPGPAQ; from the coding sequence ATGACCGTGCCGCAGGCGGAGATCCCGCGCCCGGCGGTCGTCCGTCTGGTCCGCTTCGGATTCGAGGACGGCGAGCGCGCCGCGCGGCTGCTGTCCGACCCGTCGCTGGGGCTGTGGGATCTCGGGCGCAACGAGCCGGCCGACCCGGAGGCCGGCCCGGTGGTCGCGGCCCTGGCCCGCGCCGGCGATCCGGATCTCGCCGTCCGGTCGCTGCACCGGCTGGTCGAGGCGCTGGACGCGGAGGACGACACCGGTGGCGCGGCCGCCACGCTCCTGGCCCGGCTGCGCGGCTCCGGTCACCTGCGCGCGCGCCTGCTCGCCGTCCTGGGCGCGAGCTCGGGGCTGGCCGACCACCTCGCCGCCTACCCGCTGGACTGGGAGGTGCTCGACGACGCCAACGGGCCGAACCGGCCCACCCCGCACGCGCTGGAGCAGCAGATGCTCGCGGCGGTCGGTGCCGACCCCGACGACCCGCCGTGGGGGGTCCGCCTGGGCTCCGCAGCGCCCGACGCCGGGCCCTCGCGGATCGCGGCCCTGCGGCACGCCTACCGCCGGGCGATCCTGTCGCTCGCCGGGCGCGACCTGGCCGATGGGGTGCCGGCCGAGGAGGCCGCGGCGGAGCTCGCCGACATCGCCGCCGCGGTGCTCACCGCAGGCCTGGCGCTGGCCGTCGCCGAGCAGCCGCAGGACACGGCCCCCTGCCGGCTGTCGGTCATCGCGCTGGGCAAGACCGGCGGGCGGGAGCTGAACTACGTCAGCGACGTCGACGTCGTGTTCGTGGCCGAGCCGGTCGACCCCGGTGACCCCGAGCCCCCGGCCCTCGCCGGCGCCACGCGGGTCGCCGCGTCGCTCATGCGCATCTGCCAGGAGGCGGCCTGGGAGGTCGACGCCGCGCTGCGGCCCGAGGGCAAGGCCGGCGCGCTGGTGCGGACCGTCGCCGGGCACGCCGCCTACTACGACCAGTGGGCCGACACCTGGGAGTTCCAGGCGCTGCTCAAGATGCGTCCGGTCGCCGGTGACCCCGATCTGGGCCGGACCTACGTCGAGGCGCTGTGGCCGCTGGTGTGGAAGGCCGGCGACCGGCCGGGTTTCGTCGCCGAGGTCCAGGCCATGCGCCGCCGGGTCGAGGCCAACATCCCGCCGGCGCAGGCCGAGCGGGAGCTGAAGCTCGGCCGCGGGGGCCTGCGCGACGTCGAGTTCGCCGTCCAGCTGCTGCAGATGGTGCACGGCCGGGCCGATCCGATGCTCCGGGTGGGCGGCACGCTACCGGCGCTGATGACGCTGTCGGCCGGTGGGTACGTCGGCCGGGAGGACGCCGCCACCCTCATCGCCTCCTACCGCTTCCTGCGCACGGTCGAGCACCGGTTGCAGCTGCTGCGGCTGCGCCGCACCCACCTGCTGCCCACCGACGAGCAGCAGCTGCGCTGGCTGGCCCGCTCGCTGGGGTACAAGCCCGACCACCGCGGCGATGCCGTCGACGTGCTGAGGGCGGAGCTGGCGCTGCACACGCGCGAGGTGCGCCGGCTGCACGAGAAGCTCTTCTACCGGCCCCTGCTCACCGCCGTCGCCCGGGTGCCGGGGGAGCACCTCCAGCTGGGGTCCAAGGCCGCCGGTGACTGGCTGCGGGCGCTGGGCTTCGCCGACCCCGACGGCGCCCTGCGGCACCTCGCGGCGCTCACCGCCGGGGTCTCGCGGTCGGCCTCGATCCAGAAGTATCTCCTGCCGGTGCTCCTGCAGGCGTTCGCCTCCTGCCCGAACCCCGACTCCGGCCTGCTCGCCTACCGGCAGGTCAGCGATGCGCTGGGTGGCAACCAGTGGTTCCTGCGGCTGCTCCGGGACGAGGGGCAGGTGGCCGAGCGGCTCGCCCAGCTGCTGGGCTCGAGCCAGTACGTCGCCTCGCTGCTCACCCGTACCCCGGAGGCGCTGCGGCTGCTGGCCGATGACGCCGAGCTGGCGCCGCGATCGGCGGCCGCGCTGGCGAAGGCGTGGCGGCAGGCCGCCGGCCGGGCGCCGGATCCGCAGGCCGGGGTCCGGGTCATCCGCGGGCTGCGCCGGCAGGAGCTGCTGCGCATCGCCTCGGCCGACCTGCTGGGCGGGCTGGACGCGCTCCAGGTCGGGCGCGCGCTGACCGACGTCGCCGTCGCCACCCTGCAGGCCGGGCTCGACGCGGCGCTGCGGGCGCACGCCGCCGACTCGGGAACCGACGTGGCCGACCTGCCCATGGACCTCGCCGTCATCGGCATGGGCCGGCTGGGTGGGGGAGAGCTGGGGTTCGGCTCCGACGCCGACGTGCTGTTCGTGCACCGGGCGCGGTCGGGTGCCGACGAGGCCAAGGCCTCGGCCGCGGCCAACGCGGTCGCGCACACCCTCCGGCGGCTGCTCAGCGAGCCGGCGCCCGACCCGGCGTTCGAGGTCGACGCCGATCTGCGACCGGAGGGCCGGCAGGGTCCCCTGGTCCGCAGCCTCTCGGCCTTCCGCGAGTACTACGAGCGGTGGATGTCGGTCTGGGAGGCGCAGGCGCTGCTGCGGGCGGTGCCGGTCGCCGGCGACGAGCGGCTCGGCGCGGACTTCGTCGAGCTGATCGACCCGATCCGCTACCCGGCCGCCGGCCTGACCGCCGAGCAGGTGGCCGAGATCCGCCGGATCAAGGCGCGCGTCGAGCGGGAGCGGCTGCCGCGCGGCGCCGACCCGGCCACCCACACCAAGCTCGGCCGGGGCGGGCTGGCCGACGTCGAGTGGACCGTCCAGCTGCTGCAGCTCCAGCACGCCGCGGAGACGCCCGCGCTGCGGGTCACCCCCACGGCCGAGGCGCTCGGCGCCCTCGAGGAGACCGGGCTGCTCGACGGCGAGCAGGCGGACGCGCTGCGGACGGCCTGGGACCTGGCCACCCGGGCGCGGAACGCCATCTTCCTCGTACGCGGCCGGCCCAGCGATCAGCTGCCGCGCCCGGGCCTGGAGCTGGCCGGCGTCGCCCGGGCGTGCGGGTACGGCCCCGACGACGACCCGGGTCAGTTCGTCGACGACTACCGCCGGACCACCCGGCACGCCCGGACCGTGGTCGAGCAGGTGTTCTACGGGCAGCCCCCGCCCGGGCCGGCGCAGTGA
- a CDS encoding bile acid:sodium symporter family protein, with protein sequence MDSALTAVALPLALAVVMFGLGLSLTPGDFARIARQPKAVVIALLLQLLALPVLCFGLVLAFDPPPLLAVGLLLLAASPGGTTANLFSHLYRGDVALNISLTALNSVIAVVTLPVVTNLAIGFFEPAGGGTLGLQFGKTLQVFAIVLVPVALGMLVRRSAAAFADRMDKPVRILSALVLALVIAGTIVAERDDVGEYLRAVGLPALVFCLCSLGVGFAVPRLLGIGRAQAIASSFEIGVHNSTLAITVAISVLGSVELAVPAAVYGVVMFPVAAVFGWAITRTRTGAGERGDAVPAG encoded by the coding sequence ATGGATTCTGCGCTCACCGCCGTCGCGCTCCCGCTGGCACTGGCGGTCGTCATGTTCGGGCTCGGCCTGTCGCTCACCCCCGGTGACTTCGCCCGGATCGCCCGGCAGCCGAAGGCCGTCGTCATCGCCCTCCTCCTGCAGCTGCTGGCCCTGCCGGTGCTGTGCTTCGGGCTGGTCCTGGCGTTCGACCCGCCACCCCTCCTGGCCGTGGGCCTGCTCCTGCTGGCCGCCTCGCCCGGCGGCACCACCGCGAACCTGTTCAGCCACCTCTACCGGGGTGACGTCGCGCTCAACATCAGCCTCACCGCGCTGAACTCGGTGATCGCCGTGGTGACCCTTCCCGTGGTCACGAACCTCGCGATCGGCTTCTTCGAGCCGGCCGGTGGCGGCACGCTGGGCCTGCAGTTCGGCAAGACCCTGCAGGTCTTCGCGATCGTGCTCGTGCCGGTGGCCCTCGGCATGCTGGTGCGGCGGTCGGCGGCGGCCTTCGCGGACCGGATGGACAAGCCCGTGCGGATCCTGTCGGCGCTCGTGCTCGCGCTGGTCATCGCGGGCACGATCGTCGCCGAGCGGGACGACGTCGGCGAGTACCTGCGGGCGGTCGGCCTGCCCGCCCTGGTCTTCTGCCTGTGCAGCCTGGGCGTGGGGTTCGCCGTCCCCCGGCTCCTCGGCATCGGGCGTGCGCAGGCCATCGCGAGCAGCTTCGAGATCGGTGTGCACAACAGCACGCTGGCGATCACCGTCGCGATCAGCGTGCTCGGCAGCGTGGAGCTCGCGGTGCCCGCGGCGGTCTACGGGGTCGTGATGTTCCCCGTGGCCGCGGTCTTCGGCTGGGCGATCACCCGGACGCGGACCGGCGCCGGCGAGCGCGGCGACGCGGTGCCCGCCGGCTGA
- a CDS encoding NAD+ synthase, producing MNDQRAVQLRVGLAQIDTRVGDLDGNADRVLDRVRQAADAGAHLVVLPEMTLTGYPPEDLVLRESFARASERAVVDLAARLAEQGLGDVAVVVGYLAHSADGAPGPEAEPGGEHEDAADLPGDANPRRGTPRNAAALLHGGEVVARYYKRHLPNYGVFDEARYFVPGTELQIVRLHGVDVALTICEDLWVEGGPCGVAGRAGVDLVVSPNASPYERAKDDLRLPMVRRRAAEARAPIVYCNQVGGQDELVFDGDSMVVAADGTLLARAPQFVEHLLVVDLALDPTTAPERRDGRIGPMTVTRHVLSEEPVPAFEARAATIAEPLGDCEEVWRALVVGLRDFIDKNGMPSVVLGLSGGIDSAVCAALAVDALGADRVHGVGLPSKWSSEHSLADAEDLARRTGLHYSVVPIAPMVDAYEASVELSGVAAENLQARVRGTLLMGLSNQHGHLLLTTGNKSEVAVGYSTLYGDSAGGFAPIKDVPKTLVWELARWRNAEARRRGETEPIPRNSIDKPPSAELAPGQVDSDSLPSYDELDAVITDYVDRDLGLAELLERGHDPEVVARVLRLVDAAEFKRRQSAPGTKISLKAFGRDRRLPITNRWRETLPTVREGAS from the coding sequence GTGAACGATCAGCGAGCGGTGCAGCTGCGGGTGGGCCTGGCCCAGATCGACACCCGCGTCGGTGACCTCGACGGCAACGCGGACCGCGTCCTCGACCGGGTGCGGCAGGCCGCCGACGCCGGCGCACACCTCGTGGTCCTCCCCGAGATGACGCTCACCGGGTACCCCCCGGAGGACCTCGTGCTCCGCGAGTCGTTCGCCCGCGCCAGCGAGCGCGCCGTGGTCGACCTCGCGGCCCGGCTCGCCGAGCAGGGCCTCGGCGACGTCGCCGTCGTCGTCGGGTACCTGGCGCACAGCGCGGACGGCGCCCCGGGCCCCGAGGCGGAGCCGGGCGGCGAGCACGAGGACGCCGCCGACCTGCCCGGCGACGCCAACCCCCGCCGGGGCACCCCCCGCAACGCCGCCGCCCTCCTGCACGGCGGGGAGGTCGTCGCGCGGTACTACAAGCGGCACCTGCCCAACTACGGCGTCTTCGACGAGGCCCGGTACTTCGTGCCCGGCACCGAGCTGCAGATCGTCCGGCTGCACGGCGTGGACGTCGCCCTGACCATCTGCGAGGACCTCTGGGTCGAGGGCGGGCCGTGCGGCGTCGCCGGCCGGGCCGGCGTCGACCTCGTCGTCTCCCCCAACGCCTCCCCGTACGAGCGCGCCAAGGACGACCTGCGGCTGCCCATGGTCCGCCGGCGGGCGGCCGAGGCGCGCGCCCCGATCGTCTACTGCAACCAGGTCGGCGGGCAGGACGAGCTCGTCTTCGACGGCGACTCGATGGTGGTGGCCGCCGACGGCACCCTGCTGGCCCGCGCGCCGCAGTTCGTCGAGCACCTGCTCGTCGTCGACCTCGCTCTCGACCCGACGACGGCGCCCGAGCGCCGGGACGGCCGGATCGGGCCCATGACGGTCACCCGGCACGTGCTGTCCGAGGAGCCCGTGCCGGCGTTCGAGGCCCGGGCGGCCACGATCGCCGAGCCGCTCGGCGACTGCGAGGAGGTCTGGCGGGCCCTGGTCGTGGGCCTGCGCGACTTCATCGACAAGAACGGCATGCCCTCGGTCGTCCTGGGCCTCTCCGGCGGGATCGACTCGGCGGTCTGCGCAGCCCTCGCCGTCGACGCGCTCGGCGCCGACCGGGTGCACGGCGTGGGGCTGCCGTCGAAGTGGTCCAGCGAGCACTCCCTCGCCGACGCCGAGGACCTCGCCCGCCGGACCGGCCTGCACTACTCGGTCGTGCCGATCGCGCCGATGGTCGACGCCTACGAGGCCTCGGTCGAGCTGTCCGGCGTGGCCGCCGAGAACCTGCAGGCGCGGGTGCGCGGCACGCTCCTCATGGGCCTGTCCAACCAGCACGGCCACCTGCTGCTGACGACGGGGAACAAGAGCGAGGTCGCCGTCGGCTACTCGACCCTGTACGGCGACTCGGCCGGCGGCTTCGCCCCGATCAAGGACGTGCCCAAGACCCTGGTCTGGGAGCTGGCCCGGTGGCGCAACGCCGAGGCCCGCCGCCGCGGGGAGACCGAGCCGATCCCGCGGAACTCGATCGACAAGCCCCCCTCGGCCGAGCTCGCGCCCGGCCAGGTGGACAGCGACTCGCTGCCCTCCTACGACGAGCTGGACGCGGTGATCACCGACTACGTCGACCGGGACCTCGGGCTGGCCGAGCTGCTCGAGCGCGGGCACGACCCGGAGGTGGTCGCCCGGGTCCTCCGGCTGGTGGACGCAGCCGAGTTCAAGCGCCGCCAGTCGGCCCCGGGCACCAAGATCAGCCTCAAGGCGTTCGGTCGCGACCGGCGCCTGCCCATCACCAACCGCTGGCGGGAGACCCTGCCCACGGTCCGCGAAGGAGCATCGTGA
- the glnA gene encoding type I glutamate--ammonia ligase, giving the protein MDRQQEFVLRTLEERDIRFVRLWFTDVSGYLKAVAVAPAEIEAAFAEGIGFDGSAIEGFARVYESDMLAKPDPGTFQVMPAAKGQPSDTARMFCDITLPDGSPSWADPRHVLRRTLAKAADMGFTFYTHPEVEFFLLKDLPADGSPPEPADNGGYFDLSTHNVAHDFRREAVFALEAMGISVEFSHHEVAPGQQEIDLRYADALSMADNIMTLRHVVREVALAQGVYATFMPKPFTELAGSAMHTHLSLFEGDRNAFHDAGDPMRLSTTGRQFIAGLLTHAREYTAVTNQTVNSYRRLLAGTEAPTAATWGRANRSALVRLPSYKPSKAQSARVEVRSPDSACNPYLTFAVLLAAGLRGIEKGYELPPEAEDDVWSLTDTERRAAGYEDLPVSLGEALSAMQGSELVAETLGEHVFEFFLRNKWEEFNSYRQNVTPFELRRYLPGL; this is encoded by the coding sequence ATGGACCGACAGCAGGAGTTCGTCCTGCGGACCCTGGAAGAACGTGACATCCGTTTCGTGCGGCTGTGGTTCACCGACGTCTCGGGCTACCTCAAGGCCGTCGCGGTGGCGCCGGCCGAGATCGAGGCGGCCTTCGCGGAGGGCATCGGCTTCGACGGCTCGGCGATCGAGGGCTTCGCCCGCGTCTACGAGTCCGACATGCTCGCCAAGCCCGACCCGGGCACCTTCCAGGTGATGCCGGCGGCCAAGGGGCAGCCGAGCGACACCGCGCGGATGTTCTGCGACATCACGCTGCCCGACGGCTCGCCGTCCTGGGCCGACCCGCGGCACGTGCTGCGCCGGACGCTGGCCAAGGCCGCCGACATGGGGTTCACCTTCTACACCCACCCCGAGGTCGAGTTCTTCCTGCTGAAGGACCTGCCGGCCGACGGCAGCCCGCCGGAGCCGGCCGACAACGGCGGCTACTTCGACCTCTCCACGCACAACGTGGCGCACGACTTCCGCCGGGAGGCGGTCTTCGCGCTCGAGGCCATGGGCATCTCGGTCGAGTTCAGCCACCACGAGGTGGCGCCCGGCCAGCAGGAGATCGACCTGCGCTACGCCGACGCGCTGTCGATGGCGGACAACATCATGACGCTGCGGCACGTCGTCCGCGAGGTGGCGCTCGCCCAGGGCGTGTACGCCACCTTCATGCCCAAGCCGTTCACCGAGCTGGCCGGCTCGGCGATGCACACGCACCTGTCGCTGTTCGAGGGCGACCGCAACGCCTTCCACGACGCGGGTGACCCCATGCGGCTGTCCACGACCGGCCGGCAGTTCATCGCCGGCCTGCTGACCCACGCCCGCGAGTACACCGCCGTCACGAACCAGACGGTGAACTCCTACCGGCGGCTCCTGGCCGGCACCGAGGCGCCGACGGCGGCGACCTGGGGCCGGGCGAACCGCTCGGCCCTGGTGCGGCTGCCCTCCTACAAGCCCAGCAAGGCGCAGTCGGCCCGGGTCGAGGTCCGCTCGCCGGACTCCGCGTGCAACCCGTACCTGACCTTCGCCGTCCTGCTCGCCGCCGGGCTGCGGGGCATCGAGAAGGGCTACGAGCTGCCGCCGGAGGCCGAGGACGACGTCTGGTCGCTCACCGACACCGAGCGCCGCGCGGCCGGGTACGAGGACCTCCCGGTCAGCCTCGGGGAGGCGCTGAGCGCGATGCAGGGCAGCGAGCTGGTCGCCGAGACCCTCGGCGAGCACGTCTTCGAGTTCTTCCTCCGCAACAAGTGGGAGGAGTTCAACTCCTACCGGCAGAACGTGACGCCATTCGAGCTGCGCCGGTACCTGCCCGGTCTCTGA
- a CDS encoding type 1 glutamine amidotransferase: protein MARLLVVVPSETDPPARLGEWLRESGLELDERHLGTGDPLPADLTGVDGLVVLGGPQSSLDDEATSPELVGVRALLRRAVEADLPTLAVCLGAQLLAQVGGGRVRVGVDGPEVGATLVAKRDAADADPVFGPLPLSPDVIQWHHDEIAELPAGATLLASSPHYPYQAYRVGDCVYGLQFHIETTPEMVRAWAGSDPVGVAAAPLDLETLCARADAAHDDIADAWQPFAARFAALVESRSGARA from the coding sequence GTGGCCCGCCTGCTCGTCGTCGTCCCGAGCGAGACCGATCCGCCCGCGCGGCTGGGGGAGTGGCTGCGCGAGTCCGGGCTGGAGCTCGACGAGCGCCACCTCGGCACCGGCGACCCGCTGCCGGCCGACCTGACCGGTGTGGACGGGCTCGTGGTGCTGGGCGGGCCGCAGTCGTCGCTGGACGACGAGGCCACCAGCCCCGAGCTCGTCGGCGTCCGGGCCCTGCTCCGCCGGGCGGTCGAGGCCGACCTCCCCACCCTGGCCGTCTGCCTGGGGGCGCAGCTGCTGGCGCAGGTGGGTGGCGGCCGGGTCCGCGTCGGCGTGGACGGCCCGGAGGTGGGCGCCACGCTGGTCGCCAAGCGGGACGCCGCGGACGCCGACCCGGTCTTCGGGCCGCTGCCGCTGTCGCCCGACGTGATCCAGTGGCACCACGACGAGATCGCCGAGCTGCCCGCCGGCGCGACCCTGCTCGCGAGCAGCCCGCACTACCCGTACCAGGCCTACCGGGTCGGCGACTGCGTGTACGGGCTGCAGTTCCACATCGAGACGACGCCGGAGATGGTGCGTGCCTGGGCCGGGAGCGACCCGGTCGGCGTGGCCGCCGCCCCCCTCGACCTGGAGACCCTGTGCGCCCGGGCCGACGCCGCGCACGACGACATCGCCGACGCCTGGCAGCCGTTCGCCGCCCGGTTCGCCGCGCTGGTCGAAAGCCGCTCCGGGGCGCGCGCATGA
- a CDS encoding CDGSH iron-sulfur domain-containing protein: protein MSRSLSAEPDLPEDVEGGPAGDPEDGATITPYRDGPLIVRGDFRLVDQDGTEIDPGRRTIALCRCGKSGIKPFCDGSHKRAGFSAPSAPSRPRPAARLLREDGGED, encoded by the coding sequence GTGTCGCGATCACTGTCGGCCGAGCCGGACCTGCCCGAGGACGTCGAGGGCGGGCCCGCCGGCGACCCGGAGGACGGCGCCACGATCACGCCCTACCGGGACGGTCCGCTGATCGTCCGCGGCGACTTCCGGCTCGTCGACCAGGACGGCACCGAGATCGACCCGGGACGCCGCACGATCGCGCTGTGCCGGTGCGGGAAGTCCGGCATCAAGCCGTTCTGCGACGGCTCGCACAAACGGGCCGGGTTCTCCGCGCCCAGCGCGCCGAGCCGGCCCCGCCCCGCGGCCCGTCTCCTGCGGGAGGACGGCGGCGAGGACTGA
- a CDS encoding iron-containing redox enzyme family protein, which translates to MRLPEPRGPLSDALAHDLATRTSLSETVLERAGRLATGRDEALTHDDLQLSLAVCYELHYRGFDEVPEDWEWDPALLGLRAGLERRHLTALQHLVGDLAVTDEPIDRQITALIDADESPSLSSYMARRGTLEQWREYLTLRSVYHLKEGDPHTFAVPRLSGRAKAAMVEIQADEYGGGSAARMHSELFAGLMRDLDLDAGYGALWDRAPAVAFSSVNTMSLFGLHRRWRGAALGHLTAVEMTSSEPSRRYSAGLRRLGFDERTTVFYDEHVEADAVHEQIASVDMCGSLVTEEPELAADVLFGAAASLAMDGLAAHHLLGAWDAGSPALRRQQPIAA; encoded by the coding sequence ATGCGCCTGCCCGAGCCACGGGGTCCGCTCAGTGACGCCCTCGCCCACGACCTCGCCACCCGCACCAGCCTGTCCGAGACGGTGCTCGAGCGTGCCGGGCGCCTGGCCACGGGCCGGGACGAGGCGCTCACCCACGACGACCTGCAACTCTCCCTCGCCGTCTGCTACGAGCTGCACTACCGGGGATTCGACGAGGTGCCGGAGGACTGGGAGTGGGACCCGGCGCTGCTCGGCCTGCGCGCCGGCCTGGAGCGCCGCCACCTCACCGCGCTGCAGCATCTCGTGGGCGACCTGGCGGTCACCGACGAGCCGATCGACCGGCAGATCACCGCGCTCATCGACGCCGACGAGAGCCCGTCCCTGTCGTCCTACATGGCCAGGCGGGGCACGCTCGAGCAGTGGCGGGAGTACCTGACCCTGCGGTCGGTCTACCACCTCAAGGAGGGCGATCCGCACACCTTCGCCGTCCCGCGGCTGTCGGGCCGGGCCAAGGCGGCGATGGTGGAGATCCAGGCCGACGAGTACGGCGGCGGGTCCGCCGCCCGCATGCACAGCGAACTGTTCGCCGGGCTGATGCGCGATCTCGACCTGGACGCCGGCTACGGCGCGCTGTGGGACCGCGCACCGGCCGTGGCGTTCTCGTCGGTGAACACCATGTCGCTGTTCGGCCTCCACCGGCGCTGGCGCGGCGCGGCCCTCGGACACCTGACCGCGGTCGAGATGACCTCCTCGGAGCCCAGCCGGCGCTACTCGGCCGGGCTGCGCCGGCTGGGCTTCGACGAGCGGACGACGGTGTTCTACGACGAGCACGTGGAGGCCGACGCCGTGCACGAGCAGATCGCCTCGGTGGACATGTGCGGCTCGCTGGTCACCGAGGAGCCGGAGCTCGCCGCCGACGTCCTCTTCGGCGCGGCCGCCTCCCTGGCGATGGACGGCCTCGCGGCGCACCACCTGCTCGGCGCCTGGGACGCCGGCAGCCCGGCGCTGCGCCGGCAGCAGCCGATCGCCGCCTGA